The genomic segment ACGTCGCGCTTCAACTGCGGGCGCGAGGTGATGGCCTCCACCGCCTTGCGGATGGCTTCGAGTTTTTTGAGGCGAAAGGCCAAGGCGGCGGCCAGTTCTTCCGGTTCCGGCTCGTCGGTCTTTTTGCGCTCCGGCACGGGCAGCAGCAGACGCGACTTGAGATAGGCCAGCCACGAGGCCATGACCAGATAGTCGGCGGCCAATGAAAACCGCAGCCGCCGTGCCTGCTGGATGAAGGCCAGATACTGCTCGGCCAGCCGCGTGATTGAGATTTTCAGAAGGTCGACCTTCTGCTGACGCGCCAGTTCCAGAAGCACATGCAGCGGGCCTTCATAGCCGTCGAGATCGAGCAGCAGGGCGTCATCGGCCTCGATGTCCGGCGCGGGCGCAGCGTCGGCGTTGAAGTCGAGGCGGTGTTGAAACACCTCGTTCTCAAGGCCCGGCAGAAAGCCTTCAGATCGGCCCCCGCGCACGGCCACGGCTTAGAAGGCCTCCTGATAGGCCGTCGGATCGGCGAAATCCTCATAGTCTTCGCGCACGGCGACCGGGCGGTGCAGGACGACCTGCAAACGGCCGCGGGCCTCATCGAGATTCAGCGGTTCGACCCTGTGCTTGAGACGCGCCAGAGCGCGGTCCAGCCGGATCTGCGTCTTGCCCTTGATCGGCGGCACGAACAGCGAAACCGCCTTCATTTCCTCAAGATCGCCGCTGCAATGCAGGACGATGTCGCAACCGGCGCGCAAGGCGGCGCGGGCCCGGCCCCCGGCGGGGCCTTTCAGCGCGCCCATGCCGATGTCGTCGGTCAGCAGCAGGCCATCGAACCCGATCTCTTCGCGGATGATCTTGATCACCTTTTTGGAGGTGGTCGCCGGGTTGCGGCGGTCGAGCGCGGTGTAGACGACGTGCGCCGTCATGGCGAGCGGCATGTCGGCATTGACGGCGAAGGGCAGGAAATCGACCTTGTCCAGTTCGTCGCGGCGCGCCTTCAAGACAGGCAGTTCATTGTGCGAGTCGACCGTGGCGCGGCCATGACCCGGCGCGTGCTTGATCACCGGCAGAACGCCGCCGGCCAGCAGGCCCTCGGCAGCGGCGCGACCCATCACAGCGACGCTCTCGGCGGTGACGCCATAGGCGCGGTCGCCGACCACGTCGTGCGTCCCGGCCTGCGGCACGTCGAGCACAGGCGCGCAATCCACATTGACGCCCAGCGCCTTGAGGTCGTGCGCCATCAGGCGCGCCCCGAGGCGGACATATTCGCGCTGCTCAAAAACGGAATTGGCCACGGCCTCATAGGCGGCGGCGGGCGGATAGGACGGCCAGTGCGGGCTCTTGAAGCGCTGCACGCGGCCGCCTTCCTGATCGACCAGGATCAGCACGTCCGGATGCCCGGCCGCGGCTTTCAGCGCATTGATCAGGGCGCGCACCTGCTCCGGCGTGTCGATATTGCGTTTGAACAGAATGAAGCCCAGCGGCTTTTTGGCGGCGAAAAAGACGTGTTCGGCGGCCGTCAGCTCCAGCCCTGCGCAGCCGTAGATGGCCGCTGATATTTTCGCTTTTTGTTTGATATTCAGCATGTTTTACCGGACTCTTACTTCACGAAACAGGTCTTGCCCGCCGATTTAAGCGCGTTGCAGAACTGCTGCGCCTTATCCTTGGAGGCAAAGCCGCTAAAGGAGGTTCTATAAAAAGTCGATCCGTCGCGGTCGACCTTTTCCACCACTTTTCTGGTGCCGCCGACGAACAGCCCATAGGACGAGGCCAGGGCCGCAAATTCCCGGTCGGCAATGGCCTGAGACGAGAAGGCGCCGATCTGCACCGAGGCGCCGCCCGAAGCAGCGGCGACGGGCTTGGGGTCCGTTTTCACTTCCGGGGCCTTGGCCGCTTCGGCAGGCTTGGCGACGACGGGGGCGGGGGCGGGTTGTTGTGCCGGAGCGACGGCGGGCGGGGCCGCGGGCGTGGTTTGGGCCGGAGGCAGGAGATTATCATTGGCGCTGCCCGCCGGTGCGGTCGCCGAAGCCGTCTCGCGCGCCTGCGGGGCCTCGGCGTCGTTGGCGAAGATCGGGGCGGTGCCTGACGTGTGGGCTTCCTGATTGACCGACGGGTCGAGCAGATCCTCGTCGCTCAGCGGCTTGGCCTCCTCGATATTACCGTCCTTATAGGCGGTGATGGGGTCGCCGACATCGCTGACCTTACGCGTGTTGAGGCCGGAATTATAGAACAGCACGACGGCCAGCAGCAGCACGACCAGCACGATGAAGGAGGCGATCAGGGTGATCGGCGTCTGGTCGCGCCTGGGCGCGGGACGGCGATGGCCATAGCTCAGATGGTCCTCGGTCGGAGGCGTATAGGTGCCGCGTTCGTTCTCTTCCACCATGACCTCAAAATCCTCTGAGCGATATGCCGAAAAGTGCCAAGATGCTTCTTTGGGGTTTTCGGCAATAATATCGCGACAAAACAAACATCCAACCGCCGGGCGAATCGTGCACAGCGAAGCACGCTATTTTGGCAGGCTTAAGTCCATAGGGAAAGGGAGCGCCGCTAAAAACCACACGGGCGGTTTTACCCACAGGTTTGTCGCGCACGCGATCTGTCAGCGGTTCTCATTTCGACGCGCGGCGCTTTTCCTGAACGATGATGCGATCCAGCGCCTGCAGGAAGCCGGAACGGTCGGCCGCCGAAAAAGCCCTGGGCCCGCCGGTGATTTCGCCCGTGGAGCGGATATGCTCCATAATCGCCCGCTGAGCCAGCGCCGCGCCGATCGAGTCCGGCGTGAAAGGGCGTCCGTTGGCCCCCAGAGCGTGCGCCTTTTTTTGGAGGCAACGGCCGGCCAGCGGAATGTCGTTGGTGATGACAATGTCGCCGGGCGCGACGGCCTCCACGATCCAGTCGTCAGCCACGTCGGGCCCGGCATCGACGACCATGCGGCGGATCAGGTCGGAGCGCGGAATCTGCATAAAGCTGTTGGACACGACGGTCGTGACGAGCCCGTAGCGCGCGGCGACCTTGTAGGTTTCTTCCCTGACCGGGCAGGCGTCGGCGTCGATATAGATGGCGATGGTCATGCCCTCTTTTAGGCGGAGCGGAACCGTTGGACCAGCGGGGTGCGACATTTTTTGCGCCCGCACCGGCGCGGGCGGATCGCATCCTTATGCCCGCGCGTTCATCCTCCCGGCCAGCAAACCGGAGAGATATATGAAATCGCGCGATTACGCCCTCCCCGCGGCTCTGGCGGCCCTTGCGGTCACAGGCCTTGCCGTTCAGACCGCCACCGCCATGCCGGTCGGCAACAGGAAGGTGCCCGAACCGGCCACGCCCGTCGAACTCACCCGTTATCTCGGCCTGTGGTACGAGATGGGGCGCTACGAAAACCGCTTCGAAAAGGGCTGCGATTTCGTCACCGCCGAATACAGTCTTGCCGACGACGGTCGGGTCAATGTCATCAACACCTGCGGCCGGCAGGCGGGCGAAGACGGCAAGGTGTCGAAGGGCAAGGCCAAGGTCTTGCCGGATAGCGGTAATGCCAAGCTCAAGGTGTCCTTCTTTGGCCCCTTCTATTTCGGCAATTATTGGGTGCTGGATCACGCGGAAGACTATAGCTGGTCGATCGTCGGCGAGCCGTCGGGCAAGTATTTGTGGATTTTGACGCGTCAGCCGACACCGGTGTTCAGGCTGCGTCAGGACCTGACGGCGCGCGCCCGTGAGCTGGGTTACGACACCGACCTTATCCGCTGGACAAAGCAGGATAGCACAACCCCCGCCGCCGAAGCCGACACCTCCGGTCCCTATGTCTGGCGTGCGGATTAAATACGCACAAACCGTCCGCGCTTAAAACTGAGCAGTAGATAACTATAGCGATAAATCGCCACACCTTGGATCCATGACGGGATACAAAAGGTAAAAAGGGCCGTCCTTAAGGGCGGCCCTTCCTCATCTCGCTTTGGGGTCGGCGGCCATTACCGCGTCCAGCGGGCAACCGTCTTGGCGCCGCGGTGAGTGGCCTTTCGGGCAGCGGCACCCAGATCGCGGCGGGTCCGGTTCAGCTTGTCTAAATCCACACGGTTATAGCTGGATCGCAGGTCGCGGAAATCCACTTCCGACAATCCGAGCTGATCACGAAGACGCCCGATGCGCGTCGCCGGCGTCTTCTCATACTGGCGATAGCTGGCATAGGCCACGGCAGCGCCCGCTGCGGCAGCCGCGACAAGGACATAACCGGCGACCTGCCACCAGTCGATCTTGCTCGCCGCTTCGGTCACATCATCAACGACGTCTTCGGCCCGGGTTTCCAGTTCGTCCGTCACGTCAGAACGGAAAGGTTCATCGACAGCTTTTCCCGCGCGCGACGTCGGGATTTGGGTAACGGCGTCCAGATTGTCCATTTTCGTCTCTCCGAAAGAATAGTCGCCCGCATTTTACTCACCCGCGCGTAAAGAGTATCCCGGCGCTTAAGGCGATGCAGATTAAGAAGCGATAAGAAGACGTCAGACTCCTGCGCCCTGGCTGTCATATGGGCGTTGATTTCTCACACCGCCGACCGACGCGCCGTTCTGGCCCGTCAGCATCCGGGAGACCGGCTGCGTCTGCTGCCAGAAACAGGTGTCAACGGCGCGCATCGTGAAGCGAAGGGCGGTCAAAGCACCGAACCGCCTCCACTGAGGTTTCAAACCTGTCGTCGAGACAGGCGTCGCACAGAATTTAAAACTTACATTTAAGCTTCGATAGTTACCGGCACCGGACAGGACGGGGAGATTGACAATGGATGGCCATACCTACCCGATAACGGGCGCAACGGTCTGCACACAACACAGCGAAACCATCTGCTCTCAACGTTACAGGGCGGTAAGGGCCGCCACCCTGTCGCTCGCCGCGCCGCTTTCGGCCGAAGACATGGTGGTGCAATCGATGCCGGACGCCAGTCCGGCCAAATGGCATCTGGGGCATACCACCTGGTTCTTCGAGACCTTCTTTCTCAAAGCCACGCCGGGCTATATCCCGTTCGATCCGCAATACGGTTATCTGTTCAATTCCTACTATGAAGCCATAGGGTCGCGCCAGCCCCGCGCCCAGAGAGGACTTCTGACCCGGCCTCCTCTGGCGGACGTGCTAACCTATCGACAGCATGTGGACACCCACATGCTGCGTCTGATCGAACAGGGCCTGAGTTGCGACGTGCGGGACCTCCTCGAACTGGGGCTGGCCCACGAAGAGCAGCATCAGGAATTGCTGCTGATGGACATACAGCATCTGTTCAGCCTCTCCCCCCTTGCGCCGGCCTACGACCCCGCTTTCAAACCGGATGCCCCCAAACCTGAGGCACCCGGAGCGCCTGGACGATACGTCTCGCGCCCCGGCGGTCTGGTGGAAATCGGCGCAGAGGCTGAGGGCTTTGCCTTCGACAATGAACGCCCGCGGCATAAGACCTGGCTGGAACCCCATGCGATCAGCGACCGGCTGGTGCGCAATGCAGACTGGCTCGCCTTCATGGCCGACGGCGGCTATTCGCGCCCCGAACTGTGGCTGTCCGACGGCTGGGCCACGGTTCAGGCGTCAGGCTGGACTGCACCCTTCTATTGGCGGCAGGCCGGCGAGGACTGGCAGATATTCGATCTGCGCGGCTTGCAGCCGCTGAACCCCGATGCGCCCGTCACGCACGTCAGCTTCTACGAGGCCGACGCCTTTGCGCGCTGGGCCGGCGGGCGACTACCGACGGAGGCCGAATGGGAAGCCGCCGCCCGCGACGGCGTTTTGCATCAGGTCGAGGACGTGGCGTGGCAATGGACGGCCAGCGCCTATCTCGCCTATCCGGGATTTCAGCCGGGTGCGGGCGCGGTCGGCGAATATAATGGCAAGTTCATGAGCGGTCAGATGGTTCTGCGGGGCGGCAGCGCCTTTACGCCGCAGGGACATTCACGCCCGACCTATCGCAATTTCTTCGCGCCGGATAAACGCTGGGTGCGGGCGGGTTTGCGTCTGGCGCGCGACGCTGGGTCGGCGACGATCAACCTTGATGACG from the Asticcacaulis sp. AND118 genome contains:
- a CDS encoding ScpA family protein; the encoded protein is MAVRGGRSEGFLPGLENEVFQHRLDFNADAAPAPDIEADDALLLDLDGYEGPLHVLLELARQQKVDLLKISITRLAEQYLAFIQQARRLRFSLAADYLVMASWLAYLKSRLLLPVPERKKTDEPEPEELAAALAFRLKKLEAIRKAVEAITSRPQLKRDVFSRGDPEATVILPSSRLDVSLFDLMGAYVTQRQREIARHYDPTMRVEAFPLEDARDHLREVLPQLSDWTALDEIAPQPVGEGGPRRASYVASTLSAGLELTKEGLMQVQQLGTFDTLYMRRRPPLMEGR
- the nagZ gene encoding beta-N-acetylhexosaminidase, whose product is MLNIKQKAKISAAIYGCAGLELTAAEHVFFAAKKPLGFILFKRNIDTPEQVRALINALKAAAGHPDVLILVDQEGGRVQRFKSPHWPSYPPAAAYEAVANSVFEQREYVRLGARLMAHDLKALGVNVDCAPVLDVPQAGTHDVVGDRAYGVTAESVAVMGRAAAEGLLAGGVLPVIKHAPGHGRATVDSHNELPVLKARRDELDKVDFLPFAVNADMPLAMTAHVVYTALDRRNPATTSKKVIKIIREEIGFDGLLLTDDIGMGALKGPAGGRARAALRAGCDIVLHCSGDLEEMKAVSLFVPPIKGKTQIRLDRALARLKHRVEPLNLDEARGRLQVVLHRPVAVREDYEDFADPTAYQEAF
- a CDS encoding SPOR domain-containing protein, producing MVEENERGTYTPPTEDHLSYGHRRPAPRRDQTPITLIASFIVLVVLLLAVVLFYNSGLNTRKVSDVGDPITAYKDGNIEEAKPLSDEDLLDPSVNQEAHTSGTAPIFANDAEAPQARETASATAPAGSANDNLLPPAQTTPAAPPAVAPAQQPAPAPVVAKPAEAAKAPEVKTDPKPVAAASGGASVQIGAFSSQAIADREFAALASSYGLFVGGTRKVVEKVDRDGSTFYRTSFSGFASKDKAQQFCNALKSAGKTCFVK
- a CDS encoding YaiI/YqxD family protein yields the protein MTIAIYIDADACPVREETYKVAARYGLVTTVVSNSFMQIPRSDLIRRMVVDAGPDVADDWIVEAVAPGDIVITNDIPLAGRCLQKKAHALGANGRPFTPDSIGAALAQRAIMEHIRSTGEITGGPRAFSAADRSGFLQALDRIIVQEKRRASK
- a CDS encoding lipocalin family protein; translated protein: MKSRDYALPAALAALAVTGLAVQTATAMPVGNRKVPEPATPVELTRYLGLWYEMGRYENRFEKGCDFVTAEYSLADDGRVNVINTCGRQAGEDGKVSKGKAKVLPDSGNAKLKVSFFGPFYFGNYWVLDHAEDYSWSIVGEPSGKYLWILTRQPTPVFRLRQDLTARARELGYDTDLIRWTKQDSTTPAAEADTSGPYVWRAD
- the egtB gene encoding ergothioneine biosynthesis protein EgtB — encoded protein: MDGHTYPITGATVCTQHSETICSQRYRAVRAATLSLAAPLSAEDMVVQSMPDASPAKWHLGHTTWFFETFFLKATPGYIPFDPQYGYLFNSYYEAIGSRQPRAQRGLLTRPPLADVLTYRQHVDTHMLRLIEQGLSCDVRDLLELGLAHEEQHQELLLMDIQHLFSLSPLAPAYDPAFKPDAPKPEAPGAPGRYVSRPGGLVEIGAEAEGFAFDNERPRHKTWLEPHAISDRLVRNADWLAFMADGGYSRPELWLSDGWATVQASGWTAPFYWRQAGEDWQIFDLRGLQPLNPDAPVTHVSFYEADAFARWAGGRLPTEAEWEAAARDGVLHQVEDVAWQWTASAYLAYPGFQPGAGAVGEYNGKFMSGQMVLRGGSAFTPQGHSRPTYRNFFAPDKRWVRAGLRLARDAGSATINLDDGFAADVVAGLSARPKSLSPKYFYDAAGSDLFEAICRTPEYYPTRTETRLLSDIAGELVADWPNDTVLVEFGSGASDKTRLLLDASARIATYVPIDISPDALNAAAARLKTAYPALSVLPVVGDFTQNVHLPDALRDQPRIGFFPGSTIGNFTPDESRRLLRTFRTVLGADARLIVGADMVKDEATLHAAYDDTGGVTAAFNKNLLTRINRELGGNFDLDAFDHLAVWNAAQSRIEMHLVSRHDQIVTAAGHRFAFKASERLHTENSHKFTPESFAALCEGAGWQVAKSWISPDPAFGIFVLA